A region of the Roseiflexus sp. RS-1 genome:
CTGCGCCGCCAGGTTGATGCTCGCAACAAAGGCATGCAGGTCGGGAAGGGCATACTGAGTCGCCACTGCTGCCAGATCATCACGGCGGTCAATATGGACGACCGCCTGTGGACAACCGGCAGCCGTCAACAACACATCACGCCACCAGCTCTGCCACAAGTCGAGCATCTCGAACACTGCCGCCTGCTCACCGGCACGGTATGCTTTTGCGCGCTCTTCCGCCCAGCGCAGCCTGGCTGCCAGCGGTTGGTCGGTAAGGGCAAGGAGTTCGCTGAACTGTTCCTGGCGCGCTGCCAGTTGGTTGGGGTCTGCAACCATGCGGAGCGCCCATCCGATCCGTCCGCCGCTCCACGCCGCCAGGAGTTCGGCATCTTCGGCGGCAAGATTGCACTGTTGGCGCAGCGCGGCAGCCACCTGCGCCCGCGGCAACGGACGCAACCGCAGCAACTGGCAGCGTGAAACCACCGTCGGCAGCAGGCTGCCCGCCGTATGCGCTACCAGAATGAGCGTCGCATACGGCGGCGGCTCTTCCAGCGTCTTCAGCATCGCATTCGACGCCGCCTCGCTCAACTTTTCGGCATCGTGCAGAATAAAAACGCGCCGCCGTCCTTCATAGGGCTTCAGCATCATATCGCGCTGCCATTCGCGCACCGTGTCGATCTTGACCTCTTTCTGGCGGGCAGCTTCGTCGGCTTTGGCGCCCGCAGCCTGCATCGCCATCCCGGTCAGGCGTACATCCGGGTGATTGCCACGTTCGATCCGCTGGCAAGAGCGGCAACGCAGGCAGGGATCGGGCGTCCCCTGTTCGCAGTTAAGCGCCTGCGCCAGGCGTAACGCCAGCAACGCTTTCCCCACTCCCTCCGGACCGCCAATCAGATACGCATGCGCAATGCGGTTTCCGGCTATCGAGCGTCGCAGGAATTCGACTGCCCATTCGTGCCCGATGATGCCCCAGTTTTCCGGCTGTGCATTCATGGTGTGACAATCCGTATCTTTTTGTTGTTCGAGCCGATTATAACTCTGTAGAAACGTTGTGATCTGCGAGGATGTAGATAGTGCGCTCCACCATTCTGATCATCGACAATGAACCGGAGCACCGTGATATTCTGGCTCGATTGCTTCGATCATACGGGTACGCGGTCATCGAAGCGACCCCTTCCAGCGCATTCGACCAGGCTTCCGTCAGACGACCCGATCTGATTCTCTGTTCGCTCTCTCTTCCAGGTCAACTCCTTTGGGAAACGGCACGACAACTACGCACCCTTCCTGAACTTACGACGGTTCCCGTGCTCGGTTCGACCGTCTATACCACACTCATCAAGCGTTCGTCAGCACAGGCGATTGGTTGCATCGATTATGTTGAAAAACCGTTCGATCTGGACAGGCTGGTTGAGCGTGTGACAGCTCTGTTGTCGGCTGCGCCGATGTCGGCATAGCACGCATGAATTACAGCATTTCTCAGATACGTTGACATCGTTCCTATCTGCGGCGTCGCACGAGGCGCCCGCTTCCGGCAGAGTGTAGACCGAAATTATGGTCTTTGAATAAATAATCCGGTGTAGCCCGCGCAGGCGGGCTTCGCCTTGCATAGCCGAGGGCTTCAGCCCCACGGCTCGTTCGGTATAGCGGATTAAATTCTCAATCTCCATCATTTCGGTCGCCGCGTGGGGCGCGATGGTAATTGTGGTCGTCCGAGGCGTGTTCAACCCTGTCCAACAGGTTTAACCTCTGTGAGAACTGCTAAATGGCGCAACGGCGCTGTTCTCTATGCGCTGATCCTGAAGACTCACTGGATATAATCCGCTCGCTGCAACACCAGGACGCTGTTGATCCCGCCAAAGCCAAACGAATTCGACATTGCGATTCGGATGGCGGCGGGCCGCCCGTGCTGCGGAACGTAATCAAGGTCGCACTGCGGGTCAGGATTCGTCAGGTTGATTGTTGGCGGGATGAACTGATGCTGCATCGCAAGGAGGGTTGCCGCCGCCTCCACCACGCCAGCGGCGCTCGTCAGGTGCCCGATCATCGACTTGGTGGCGCTGATAGGTACGCTGGAGGCATACTCGCCAAAGGCGGTCTTGATCGCCAGCGTTTCGGCAACGTCGCCGGTCGGCGTACCGGTGGCATGAGCATTGATGTAATCAACCTGCTGCGGTGTGATCCGCGCTCGCGCCATGGCGCGCACGATTGCGCGCGCTGCGCCATCGCCGTTTGGATGTGGCGCAGTTACGTGGTGCGCATCACAGGTTGACGCATAGCCGATGATCTCGGCATAGATGCGGGCGCCGCGTCGTCGCGCATGGGCAAGCGACTCAAGCACCAGCACGCCCGCCCCCTCGCCGAGCACGAAGCCATCACGTTCGGCATCGAACGGGCGAGATGCCCCCGCCGGGTCGTGGTTGCGCGTCGAGAGCGCACGGATCGCACCAAAACTGGCGAGGGTCAGGCGGCAGATCGGCGCTTCGGTTCCGCCTGCCAGCATCACCGTGGCATCGCCGCGCCGGATGACTTCGGCAGCTTCGCCGATGGCCTGCGCACTCGCAGCACAGGCGGTGGCGATGGTCGTGTTGTACCCCATCAATCCGAGGTGGATGGCAACCTGGCACGACGGCATGTTGGGCAGGGCGCTGGTGATGTAGAACGGGCTGATCCGTGACGCGCCACGCTCGAAGAGAATCTTCGCCGCCGCTTCGGTGTCAGGCGGCGACGTGCTGCCACAGGCGATCAACGCGCCGGTATCGTACCGGTTGCTGTCATCGATCGTGAACCGGGCGTCATCGAGCGCCATGCGCGCCGCAGCAATGGCGAACTGTGTTCCGCGTGAGACGCGCCGCGCCTCTTTTGCGTCCATGTAATCGCGCGCGTCGAAATTGCGCACCTCAGCAGCAATCGTGGTGGTGGCATCACCCGGATCGCACAGTGTGATCGGACCGACGCCGCTGCGTCCTTCCGCCAGCCCCTGCCAGAACGTCTCCAGATCGTTGCCGAGTGGCGTGACCACCCCGATACCGGTGACAACCACGCGACTGTCTTCATTTCCCTGATCGATCAGGGCAGGTTGCGGTTGCAGCGCTGGCTCGTCCTCGAACACCTCCGCCAGCAGTTGATCGATACGCAGCGCAAGCGTCTCGTGATCGGCGAGCGTTGCGCTTTCGGTCAATGCTGCAAGAATGCGTTCACGCACCTGCACGCGCCGTGACGGCGTGTTGTGAGAGACAGGCGACATTGCGCTCGCTCCTCTCTGTACAATACTGGAACAAAACACTATTATAATCGTCCTGCAGCGACAAGCGCCAGTACAATCGATCCGGCCATAATACGATAGATGCCAAACGCCACAAAACTGTGATTGGCGACATAGCGCAGCAACCAGTCAATGCTCAGCCACGCCACAATCAGTGAGACCACCAGCCCCAGGAAGAGCCGTCCCACGTCTCCCGGAGTCACCTGTTCCAGGCTGGTCAGCAGATCGACGACCGTTGCCGCGCCGAGCGTCGGAATCGCCAGGTAGAACGAAAACGTCGTCGCTGCCCGTCGGTCGAGACCGACGACCATTCCGCCGATGATTGACGCCGCCGAACGCGAGACCCCCGGCGTCAGCGCCAGGACCTGGGCGATACCGATGCCAAGCGCCTGGCGGAGTGATAATCGGGTGGCATCGTGGACAGTCGCAGTGCGCCGGGGCAATCGCTCGACGATGATCAGGACGATGCCGCCGACGATCAGGGCTGTGCCGATGACCACCGGCGAAAAGAGCACTGCCTTGATCCATCCGTGCAGCGCAAGTCCGATGATCGCTGCCGGAAGGAATGCGACACCGATTGCGATCCAGAATCGTCGCGTGTGCGGATCGCGCGGCGCCATACGCGCCTGGCGGAGCAGGTCGGACGCATAGTACCCCACGACAGCAAGAACCGCGCCGAGCTGAATGAAAATCTCGAAGGTTCCTCCGATGCTCCCCTCGAAACTCAGCAGGTTCGACACAATCAGCAGATGACCTGTCGATGAGATCGGGAGAAACTCGGTCAATCCCTCAACGATGCCCAGCACCGCGGCTTTCCACCAGTCGCTGGCGGTCGGAACCGCGATCAATAGCGCGATTCCGAGCAATGCCAGGGCAACCAGCATCAGCACGAAAGTTTTGCGCGAACGCGCTTGATCGACCGGTGCAAGTTCAGAAGAGTGCATGCAGCTTTCGCTTTCCAAATGATTCGAAGTGGTGTTTGACCCTGCGATCAACCAGTATTAGCGCAACCGGGCGTATCAGTGTGTACCGGTGCATTATACCAGACGTAGTGGAACGTTCGAGATTGGCGGGGTCGCGGTAGCGCATTTGGGTGACACAGCATTGATCTCCACATGCGCGTTATGGGGCAATTCGACCGCGTAATGACATTTGACACTCGTCTTGCGCCATCCTGGAAGCAAGAGATCGCGCGGAACGAGGTGAAAGATATGCTATTTGAGTGGACAGAGCCGAAAATCCGCTTGCGTAGAATAAAGAAGTGGTATACAATAGTTGAAGGAGTAATCAGATCTCAATCCTCTCCTTGATTGCTTATCATTTGCCCGTCAGGGATTTTCATTCAGTGTCTGGCAGAACTATAGAAAGGATGCCGCTATGCCCAAGGTTCGCAAACTCACAAAGGAAGAGGTACTCGTCCTCGAAAACAAAGGTAAAGGCATGAGAGCGCTGATCGCGGCAGAGTACGATCAATTTCTGGAAGACTATACCATCGGCGATTATGGTGAGGTGGAGCTTGAACCGGACGAAAGGCGCACAACCGTCCGTAATCGCCTGCGTGCTGCCGCAAGACGCCGGGGGTTCGACATTCTGTTCTTCCGCACGCGCGGATCGACAATTCCATTCAAAATCGTTGAACTGATTCCAGAGGCGCTCGAACCGTCGGCTTCTGTTGCATCTTCTACAAACCTGGCATCGGAAGGACTTCCTCGTAGAAGACCGGGGCGACCGCGCAAGTACCCGATTAGTGTATCAAACACCTAGTTGCAGCGCATCGGCTCTGCGGCCTGATGTTCAATACGTGCGTATTCTTCGAGAAAAAGCCTGGCAATCGCTGCACTGCGGATGATTGCCAGGTTTTCATCATTCGTGTTTTCTGCGTTGTCGGTGAAGTTGTATGAACCGGTGATGACGGTGTGGTTGTCGATGATCATCACCTTGTGGTGCATGATGTAGCAGTTGCCGTCTTCTCGAACGTCAATCCCCCGCTCACGCAAAAGTGCGAATACTGACCCTGTTCCTCCGGCGTTGCGTTTTTCGATGACTCCCTCGACATGTACTCCGCGTGCTGCTGCATCGATCAATGCGTCTGCGATCGGCGCCGAGGTGAACGAAAATGCCATGAAGATGAGGGTGCTGCGGGTCTGTTCGATCTGTTCGAGAATAAAGGGGAGCGCTTTGTCTTGTGGCGAGAAGTAGATTTCGATCATCCCATTGTCGATGCGTGTTGCGGAACGCAGCACATCGCTGCGTTTAGCGGTTCCGAAGGCGCCTGCGTGCATCTGATCGAATTCACGCCGGTAAGCGGCAGCGATTTGCCGACTTTTGATGCGTATCGCGTTGTTGTTGTTGCGAAATGTGCAGTTTTCGGTCAGATTCCACGAACCAGTCCATACAATAGCATCGTCGATCACAACAAACTTATTGTGCATAAATGGCGCCCGCCGGTCGAATGTGATCGGAACCTGTCGGTCTTGCAGGCGCCCGGTGAGCATGGCAACCGCCGGGTCGACCAGGTTTTCGCTGTCGATGACGGCGCGCACGGCAACGCCGCGACGCCTGGCCTGGATCAGTGCATCGATCAGTTGCGGCAGGTCGAGGTCGAAGGCAGCCACGTCAACCGAAGTGCGGGCATAGGCGATGTCGTCGATCAGTCCGTGCAGCACCGGCGATGCGGCGCGTCGGTTGGGGGCGTCCGGGTAGCGTAACGTCGGTGTGGTGAAAAATACGCGCACCTGATCGGTGGCGGTGCGGTCGTCAGATCGGGGCGGTTCGACGGAACCGGGCGTTGTCAGTACGTAGCATACACCCAGGATCAGCAACGCCAGAAGGACCTGCCATACCTCAAAACGTCGCCTGCAGCGGCGCCCATCCCCGCAGAATTGGGCGTTGGCGTGTTTTGCCCCACGCTTGTTCCGTGTTTCGCTTTGATCGCAGAACATAGAGTCCCCGGTGCAGGAGGTTGCGCGCTGCGTTGCGATAATAGTTTATGACCAACCCGCATCGCAGGCATCTGTGGGTGTGGTCCATAACGTTTCTTAAACCGCGCACGTCCTCGCCGCGATACGCCTGTGACACTCCGCTGAGCGCGCATTTGCCAGGCAATGTTCAACGCCCAACCTTCAACCTTCAACCTTCAACCTTCAACCTTCAACCTTCAACGCTGATAGACCGCTTCCAGGCGGGGAATGATCGCTTTCCAGTCGTACTCCGCACGTGCCAGTCGCCGTCCGGCAGCGCCGAGTATTCGCCTTAACGCCGGATCATCCAGCAGACGCACGACAGCATCGGCGAACTGCTGCGGCGTGTCTGCCAGCAGGCAGTGGACGCCGTCGCGCAACCCGGCGATCCCTTCAACTCCCAGGGTTGTGCTGACAACCGGCGCTTCGAGTGCGAATGCTTCGAGCACTTTCAGGCGTATGCCGCCGCCAATCCTCATGGGCACGATGTAGACCGCAGCGCCAGCCAGGAATGGGCGCACATCGCTGACTTCACCGGTCAGAATGAGCCGTCCCTGTTCGGCGAGGCGGCGCAGGATCGGCGCGGGGCGCCGCCCGACGACGAGCAGTTGGACGTCGGGGCGTCGGGCGTGAATGCGGGGCAGGACTGCTTCGATGAACCAGACGATCGCGTCGATATTGGGACGAAAATCGAGCGTTCCGCTGAATACCATCACCGGTGCTGCATACGACAGCGGCGTCCGATGATCGCCGGTGAGCGTCTCCCGGCTGAAGAATGTGGTGTCCACGCCGTTCGGCACGACTGCACGACACGTTCCGCCGAGACGTTCCAGCGCTTTACGATCCTCTTCTGAAACGACAATGACGGCATCGCATATCTGCAGGATGCGGCGTTCGTAGTGCGCCAGTTTGATCCACTGGATCAACGAATAGACGCCGCCTGCGCCGCGACGCACCGGGTCGGCGAGCGTGAATGCAGCGCGCAGATCGGTGATTGCTGCGCGCTTCTGAAGCACATATTCGGCGTTGAACTGATCGAGCGCCAGCAACGGTCGCTGGACGATCGACGATGACGCCCCGGCGTTGCGCGCCAGTTCGATGAGATACGACGCCATCTCGATACTTTCTGCCTGGACGATGTCAACGTGCTCGCGTGCAACCAGGTCGCAGAGGAGGGCGCGGAAGGCAGGTGATGCGTTCCGTAGCGCCATATCGGGGAACGGCGATGCCAGGGTCGTCCACGCGCGCCGGAGCAACGAGCGTGGCGCAGGACCGCGCACTGTGATCAACCGGCACAGGTCGCGCAATGGCGCGAGCGCCTGTTCTGCCGCAGCATCGGGCACGAAGGTGAGGCACGTCAGGGAATGGCGCTGCGCCAGACCGCGGATGATCTGGTATATGCGCATTGCACCGCCACCGCGCGGCGGGTATGGCGGATACGGGGAGAGCAGCAGAATCTTCATGCATCCGCTCAGAGCGCGCCGATCACCCATGGCGCGGCGAGCGTCCAGAGACGCGGCAGGAAGATGATCACCCCGACCACGACGGCGCCAATGGCGGTCAGCAGCACGGTACCGGCAGCCACATCCTTGGCGATTTTAGCAAGCGGATGAAAGCCGGGCGTCACCAGATCGACAACCGCCTCGACGGCAGTATTCACCCCCTCGGCAGCCAGCACCAGCGTGATGGTCAGCGCCAGCGCCAGCCATTCGCCGCGTTCGATGTTGAACAGAAAACCGAGGATGATCGCTACACTTCCGACTGCCACGTGGATCTGCGCATTCCCCTGGGTGCGCAACAGATGTCCAAGCCCTGCGAAAGCGAATGGAAAGGATCGCAGGCGCTTGCGCACCCAGCCAACCGTCTGATTGCGCCGCATCGCCTCGACGTGCAGACGATGGGAGCGATAATCAACGACAACCGGGCGATCAGTCGAAGGTTGGTGATTGGTCGCCATGATCACTCCTCACGGCTCAATCCAAGCGCACGCAGGATCTCCTCCTCGCGTGCGCGCATATCGGCTTCGTCGGCTGGACTTCGTTCGTGATCGTAGCCCAAGAGGTGGAGCATGCCGTGTACTACCAGAAACGCAAGTTCTCGTTCGCGCGAATGACCATACTCTGCTGCCTGGGCAACGACCCGCTCCCACGAGATCGCAATATCTCCCAGATAGCGCGGCGCATCGGGAGGACGGACAAATGCGCTGTCGTCGTCCGCTTCGGCGAAGGAAAGCACATCGGTCGGCGCATCGACGCCGCGGTATGCCTGATTCAATCGCTGCAACCCGGCGTCATCGGTGATCAGGATGCCGACTTCCACCGGTCCTGCAACCTGTTCCATCTGCAACGTGCATTCGACAGCCTGTTCGATCAGTGCGCTATCGACATACGCCGCATACGGAGGAACAACCTGGATATCGACGGTTCTCTCAGAATCGCTCATACGAACACGACACCTGGCTCGACGACAAAAACAATGCTATTGTAGCGCAGAGTCGCCGGTGTGCAACTGTCAGATTCTTTCGTATATGCGCACGTTCCGGGCGACACAATGCTCTTCTCTATCGACTCCACCGCAAAAACGCATCGCCGAGACGCCGGGCGCGCAGAGGTTTCCATCAATCGCTCGCGCGTCCGCTTGTACGTGACTCACGATGTGCAATCGCTCACGACTGCCAGTCGGATGACGCAACAGTTTTCGGCGTATAGTCGACTCGCGGATGATAAATGCCCTGGAGCGTGGTGATAAATGCCTGGCGAATACGCGCCAGATCGCTCAGCGTCAGCGGGCATTCATCGAGTTGACCGCTCCGTACCCGTTCATCGATAATCGCGGTCACCAGTTCCTCAAGGGTCTTCCCCTGTTCACGCGATCGGGCATCGCCATTGTTCCCTTCGCGGTTGGAAATCACGCTGCCAGCCTGAAATTTTGAGCGCACCGTCGCTTCGACGGTATCGGCGAGCATCATGATCCCCTGTT
Encoded here:
- the holB gene encoding DNA polymerase III subunit delta'; translated protein: MNAQPENWGIIGHEWAVEFLRRSIAGNRIAHAYLIGGPEGVGKALLALRLAQALNCEQGTPDPCLRCRSCQRIERGNHPDVRLTGMAMQAAGAKADEAARQKEVKIDTVREWQRDMMLKPYEGRRRVFILHDAEKLSEAASNAMLKTLEEPPPYATLILVAHTAGSLLPTVVSRCQLLRLRPLPRAQVAAALRQQCNLAAEDAELLAAWSGGRIGWALRMVADPNQLAARQEQFSELLALTDQPLAARLRWAEERAKAYRAGEQAAVFEMLDLWQSWWRDVLLTAAGCPQAVVHIDRRDDLAAVATQYALPDLHAFVASINLAAQRLRDNVNPQLALEGVLLSMPERRAAR
- a CDS encoding response regulator is translated as MRSTILIIDNEPEHRDILARLLRSYGYAVIEATPSSAFDQASVRRPDLILCSLSLPGQLLWETARQLRTLPELTTVPVLGSTVYTTLIKRSSAQAIGCIDYVEKPFDLDRLVERVTALLSAAPMSA
- the fabF gene encoding beta-ketoacyl-ACP synthase II; its protein translation is MSPVSHNTPSRRVQVRERILAALTESATLADHETLALRIDQLLAEVFEDEPALQPQPALIDQGNEDSRVVVTGIGVVTPLGNDLETFWQGLAEGRSGVGPITLCDPGDATTTIAAEVRNFDARDYMDAKEARRVSRGTQFAIAAARMALDDARFTIDDSNRYDTGALIACGSTSPPDTEAAAKILFERGASRISPFYITSALPNMPSCQVAIHLGLMGYNTTIATACAASAQAIGEAAEVIRRGDATVMLAGGTEAPICRLTLASFGAIRALSTRNHDPAGASRPFDAERDGFVLGEGAGVLVLESLAHARRRGARIYAEIIGYASTCDAHHVTAPHPNGDGAARAIVRAMARARITPQQVDYINAHATGTPTGDVAETLAIKTAFGEYASSVPISATKSMIGHLTSAAGVVEAAATLLAMQHQFIPPTINLTNPDPQCDLDYVPQHGRPAAIRIAMSNSFGFGGINSVLVLQRADYIQ
- a CDS encoding undecaprenyl-diphosphate phosphatase, encoding MLVALALLGIALLIAVPTASDWWKAAVLGIVEGLTEFLPISSTGHLLIVSNLLSFEGSIGGTFEIFIQLGAVLAVVGYYASDLLRQARMAPRDPHTRRFWIAIGVAFLPAAIIGLALHGWIKAVLFSPVVIGTALIVGGIVLIIVERLPRRTATVHDATRLSLRQALGIGIAQVLALTPGVSRSAASIIGGMVVGLDRRAATTFSFYLAIPTLGAATVVDLLTSLEQVTPGDVGRLFLGLVVSLIVAWLSIDWLLRYVANHSFVAFGIYRIMAGSIVLALVAAGRL
- a CDS encoding phospholipase D-like domain-containing protein; this translates as MLILGVCYVLTTPGSVEPPRSDDRTATDQVRVFFTTPTLRYPDAPNRRAASPVLHGLIDDIAYARTSVDVAAFDLDLPQLIDALIQARRRGVAVRAVIDSENLVDPAVAMLTGRLQDRQVPITFDRRAPFMHNKFVVIDDAIVWTGSWNLTENCTFRNNNNAIRIKSRQIAAAYRREFDQMHAGAFGTAKRSDVLRSATRIDNGMIEIYFSPQDKALPFILEQIEQTRSTLIFMAFSFTSAPIADALIDAAARGVHVEGVIEKRNAGGTGSVFALLRERGIDVREDGNCYIMHHKVMIIDNHTVITGSYNFTDNAENTNDENLAIIRSAAIARLFLEEYARIEHQAAEPMRCN
- a CDS encoding glycosyltransferase family 4 protein; translated protein: MKILLLSPYPPYPPRGGGAMRIYQIIRGLAQRHSLTCLTFVPDAAAEQALAPLRDLCRLITVRGPAPRSLLRRAWTTLASPFPDMALRNASPAFRALLCDLVAREHVDIVQAESIEMASYLIELARNAGASSSIVQRPLLALDQFNAEYVLQKRAAITDLRAAFTLADPVRRGAGGVYSLIQWIKLAHYERRILQICDAVIVVSEEDRKALERLGGTCRAVVPNGVDTTFFSRETLTGDHRTPLSYAAPVMVFSGTLDFRPNIDAIVWFIEAVLPRIHARRPDVQLLVVGRRPAPILRRLAEQGRLILTGEVSDVRPFLAGAAVYIVPMRIGGGIRLKVLEAFALEAPVVSTTLGVEGIAGLRDGVHCLLADTPQQFADAVVRLLDDPALRRILGAAGRRLARAEYDWKAIIPRLEAVYQR
- a CDS encoding diacylglycerol kinase family protein translates to MATNHQPSTDRPVVVDYRSHRLHVEAMRRNQTVGWVRKRLRSFPFAFAGLGHLLRTQGNAQIHVAVGSVAIILGFLFNIERGEWLALALTITLVLAAEGVNTAVEAVVDLVTPGFHPLAKIAKDVAAGTVLLTAIGAVVVGVIIFLPRLWTLAAPWVIGAL
- the ybeY gene encoding rRNA maturation RNase YbeY; the protein is MSDSERTVDIQVVPPYAAYVDSALIEQAVECTLQMEQVAGPVEVGILITDDAGLQRLNQAYRGVDAPTDVLSFAEADDDSAFVRPPDAPRYLGDIAISWERVVAQAAEYGHSRERELAFLVVHGMLHLLGYDHERSPADEADMRAREEEILRALGLSREE